Proteins co-encoded in one Arthrobacter sp. ERGS1:01 genomic window:
- a CDS encoding cell division protein CrgA codes for MPESKSRRRPTKGPAETPSSKVQKPNAAWFLPVMVTLMLVGLLWIITYYISDGRFPIPDINNWNIGIGFAIALSGFMMTTRWRS; via the coding sequence GTGCCCGAGTCAAAATCGCGTCGCCGCCCCACCAAGGGCCCGGCCGAAACGCCCTCTTCGAAGGTACAGAAGCCCAACGCCGCATGGTTCCTGCCCGTCATGGTCACCCTGATGCTGGTGGGGCTGTTGTGGATCATCACGTATTACATTTCCGATGGCCGGTTCCCCATTCCGGACATCAATAACTGGAACATTGGCATTGGTTTTGCCATTGCCCTGTCCGGTTTCATGATGACGACACGCTGGCGCAGCTAA
- a CDS encoding class E sortase yields the protein MSGNGAARGRAARNRRRERAKRPKQGFFRTLIQVLGELLITAGVILLLFVVWELWWTNIDANNAQQHAVTQFAHDFKGPVTPPAPNAPTNYGPPKVMAAPEVPGTIFGVVYIPRFGKTYSRPLVEGTTSAQLDTYGLGRYDSSTMPGGIGNFAVAGHRQTHGAVLDAIHTLVPGDKIYVQTQDGYYTYVFRNNEIVLPTRADVLLPVPTQKGAKPTERFMTMTSCNPRFGSEERIIAYSVMTSWQPASAGPPAAIAAQVAANKSKG from the coding sequence ATTTCCGGAAATGGTGCGGCACGCGGCCGCGCGGCCCGGAATCGCCGTCGGGAACGGGCCAAGCGGCCCAAACAGGGCTTCTTCCGCACGCTCATCCAGGTGCTCGGCGAACTCCTCATCACCGCCGGTGTGATCTTGTTGTTGTTCGTAGTGTGGGAATTGTGGTGGACAAACATTGACGCCAACAACGCCCAACAGCACGCGGTGACCCAGTTCGCCCACGATTTCAAGGGCCCCGTGACACCGCCGGCACCCAACGCGCCCACCAACTACGGTCCGCCCAAGGTCATGGCCGCCCCGGAGGTTCCCGGGACAATCTTTGGCGTGGTGTACATTCCCCGTTTCGGCAAAACCTACAGCCGCCCGCTGGTGGAGGGCACGACGTCGGCCCAGCTGGACACCTACGGACTGGGCCGTTACGACAGCTCCACGATGCCCGGCGGCATTGGCAACTTTGCCGTGGCCGGGCACCGGCAGACGCACGGCGCCGTGCTTGACGCGATCCACACCCTGGTGCCGGGCGACAAGATCTACGTCCAGACCCAGGACGGCTACTACACGTATGTGTTCCGCAACAACGAGATCGTGTTGCCCACCCGTGCCGACGTGCTCCTGCCCGTCCCCACGCAAAAGGGTGCCAAGCCCACGGAACGCTTCATGACCATGACCAGCTGCAACCCCCGGTTCGGTTCCGAGGAACGCATCATCGCCTACTCGGTGATGACGTCCTGGCAGCCGGCCAGCGCAGGCCCGCCGGCAGCGATCGCCGCCCAGGTCGCCGCGAACAAGTCGAAAGGCTAG
- a CDS encoding anthranilate synthase component II, which produces MTTRILVIDNYDSFVYTLVGYLQQLGAETTVVRNDDVTLAEAVELAAARDGVLVSPGPGTPAEAGVCIELIKWCGENAKPMFGVCLGHQALAEAYGGVVTHAEQLMHGKTSEVLHHGTNVFAGLPSPVTATRYHSLAAVRSTIPDSLEITAETADGVIMGLAHKSAPLCGVQFHPESVLTQGGYQMVGNWLESVGLAGAAAHAATLSPLINN; this is translated from the coding sequence ATGACCACACGCATTCTGGTGATCGATAATTACGACAGCTTCGTCTACACCCTGGTCGGCTATCTGCAGCAGCTTGGCGCCGAAACCACTGTGGTCAGGAACGACGACGTCACCCTGGCCGAAGCGGTGGAGCTCGCCGCAGCACGCGACGGGGTCCTGGTCTCCCCCGGGCCGGGAACGCCCGCCGAGGCCGGTGTCTGCATTGAGCTGATCAAGTGGTGCGGGGAAAACGCCAAGCCCATGTTTGGGGTGTGCCTGGGCCACCAGGCCCTGGCCGAAGCCTACGGGGGTGTCGTCACGCACGCCGAACAGCTCATGCACGGCAAGACCAGTGAGGTCCTCCACCACGGGACCAACGTTTTTGCCGGCCTTCCCAGCCCGGTCACGGCGACCCGCTACCATTCACTGGCCGCCGTTCGATCGACCATCCCGGATTCGCTCGAGATCACCGCCGAAACGGCCGACGGCGTCATCATGGGTCTTGCTCACAAGAGTGCACCCTTGTGCGGGGTCCAGTTCCACCCGGAATCTGTGCTGACCCAGGGCGGCTACCAGATGGTGGGCAACTGGCTTGAATCAGTGGGCCTGGCCGGAGCAGCCGCACACGCGGCCACCCTCAGTCCCCTCATCAACAACTAG
- the pknB gene encoding Stk1 family PASTA domain-containing Ser/Thr kinase, with protein MSVPRVLNGRYEIGELLGRGGMADVYMARDIRLGRTVAIKLLRGDVARDSQLQARFRREAQAVAGLNHPAIVAVYDTGEHATGDLRQDGSALPYIVMEYVKGKTLRELVREDAISIDRAIDFTLGVLSALEYSHRAGIVHRDIKPANVMVTETEDGRLGDVKVMDFGIARTMSDSAATMTQTQTVMGTAQYLSPEQARGETVDARSDLYSAACLLYEMLASRPPFTGDSPVSVAYQHVREVPPEPSVFNPRISPALDSVLMRALLKDRQDRFQDAASFRRALRAARTGVTLAPLARAGVTVPAAPALFSPPAEPERTAPLAAPLTNDDGPGTHGMARVMASNTLTSRGGGTPEVPDEPGRAVKRRRRAWITTLFVLLAIILAAGGVIGFNLLNAKPPAIAQVQVPSVTKMPVEDAMAILSGLSLEPHSTEDYSSTVDVGEVISTNPHSGTMVDIHSSVDVVVSKGPSEVKIPTDLAGKTESEVRAELTALNLDIGPNQFVDDPQIQAYLVVTTDPQLGKTVPVGTTVTLKISNGQVLMPSLFDLAKDPTAVRKAVEAALKKASPLLQVKFEEDVNAAVTPGMVIRQSEPAGTEVPQRSVITVTLAKAPEPESPTPSPTATPTPTPDPAATAPTSAPDPGPAN; from the coding sequence ATGAGTGTTCCGCGCGTCCTCAATGGACGGTATGAGATCGGCGAGCTGTTGGGCCGCGGTGGAATGGCCGATGTTTACATGGCCCGCGACATTCGCCTTGGCCGCACGGTGGCCATCAAGCTTTTGCGTGGTGACGTGGCCCGCGACTCCCAGCTCCAGGCCCGTTTCCGGCGCGAGGCCCAGGCCGTGGCCGGGCTGAACCATCCCGCCATTGTCGCCGTCTATGACACGGGCGAACATGCCACCGGCGACCTTCGCCAGGACGGCTCTGCCCTGCCGTACATCGTCATGGAATACGTCAAAGGCAAAACGCTGCGGGAACTGGTGCGTGAGGACGCCATCAGCATCGACCGCGCCATCGACTTCACCCTGGGCGTTTTGTCCGCGCTGGAATACAGCCACCGCGCCGGCATTGTGCACCGCGACATCAAGCCGGCCAACGTGATGGTCACCGAGACCGAGGACGGCCGGTTGGGGGATGTCAAGGTCATGGACTTTGGCATTGCCCGGACCATGTCCGATTCGGCCGCCACCATGACCCAAACGCAGACGGTCATGGGAACGGCACAGTACCTCTCACCCGAACAGGCTCGCGGCGAAACCGTCGACGCCCGCAGCGACCTGTATTCGGCTGCCTGCCTGCTCTACGAAATGCTGGCCAGCCGGCCGCCCTTCACGGGCGACTCTCCCGTTTCCGTGGCCTACCAGCACGTCCGTGAGGTTCCGCCGGAGCCCAGCGTTTTCAATCCACGAATTTCCCCCGCCCTGGACAGCGTGCTCATGCGGGCCCTGCTCAAGGACCGCCAGGACCGCTTCCAGGACGCCGCATCCTTCCGACGCGCCCTGCGCGCCGCCCGCACCGGCGTCACTCTGGCGCCGCTTGCCCGGGCCGGCGTCACGGTCCCGGCTGCCCCCGCACTCTTTTCGCCTCCGGCCGAGCCGGAGCGCACCGCCCCCCTGGCCGCGCCCCTGACGAACGACGACGGCCCCGGCACCCACGGCATGGCAAGGGTCATGGCGAGCAACACCCTGACCTCACGCGGCGGCGGGACGCCGGAGGTCCCGGACGAGCCGGGCCGTGCGGTCAAGCGCCGGCGCCGTGCCTGGATCACCACGCTTTTTGTCCTTCTGGCCATCATCCTGGCCGCCGGCGGCGTCATCGGATTCAATCTTCTCAACGCCAAGCCCCCGGCCATCGCGCAGGTTCAGGTCCCGTCGGTGACGAAGATGCCCGTGGAAGACGCCATGGCCATCTTGAGCGGCTTGAGCCTGGAACCCCACAGCACGGAGGACTATTCGTCCACGGTTGACGTGGGTGAAGTGATCAGCACCAACCCCCACTCCGGGACAATGGTCGACATTCACTCGTCGGTGGACGTGGTGGTGTCCAAGGGTCCCTCGGAGGTCAAGATCCCCACCGACCTGGCCGGCAAGACCGAATCCGAGGTGAGGGCGGAGTTGACCGCGCTGAACCTGGATATTGGGCCGAACCAGTTTGTCGACGATCCGCAGATCCAGGCCTATCTTGTGGTCACCACCGATCCGCAGCTGGGGAAAACCGTGCCTGTCGGCACCACTGTCACCTTGAAGATTTCCAACGGCCAGGTCCTCATGCCGTCACTCTTTGACCTGGCAAAGGACCCCACGGCGGTCAGGAAGGCGGTGGAGGCCGCGCTGAAGAAGGCATCCCCGCTGCTGCAGGTGAAGTTCGAGGAGGACGTCAACGCCGCCGTGACGCCCGGCATGGTGATACGGCAGTCCGAGCCGGCCGGTACCGAGGTCCCGCAGCGAAGCGTCATCACGGTAACACTGGCCAAGGCGCCCGAGCCGGAATCACCGACTCCCTCGCCCACAGCCACCCCAACACCGACGCCGGATCCGGCGGCTACCGCCCCGACGTCGGCCCCGGACCCGGGCCCCGCGAACTAG
- a CDS encoding protein kinase domain-containing protein, producing the protein MRPTSGITLGGRFQLTSRIAIGGMGEVWKAQDLVLGRIVAIKILKDEYTGDPGFRARFRAEAKHTALLNHVGIANVFDYGEEDGSAYLVMELVPGEPLSALIEREHVLSADWTLSMIAQTARALAVAHAQGLVHRDVKPGNLLITPEGRVKITDFGIARLADQVPLTQTGQVMGTAQYLAPEQATGQVATGSSDIYSLGVIGYECITGHRPFSGESQIAIALAQVNDAPPPLPDTLPTPVRALLMSMLAKDPANRPANALKLADAAEAIRVGDIKAAHAAVPGMLLFESSTGPITAPVDLNATAATTVVGNVPEPSTTALPTVSADAVDAGAATTELSRADALSAERAWDEAIDPDGGVLDEFDSEEEPPAPAKRGRSPWTWPAVALIALLLFAVGALLLQSWGVFDSKPTPATTATTSTSASPSPTETTPEATLPETPTQEPTTETPKDVTVYADQFKGQPFDQVRTQLEDMKLKVVRTDDFSATVPAGSVIDLGPTGPLAPGTEVTVTVSKGPEMATVPSFSGQTAAAYNAALVAAGFEPAQVDEPSSTVAKGNVIRSTPNAGVQAPKGSVVTYYVSTTGPPPATEAPPTDAATDTATAPAAP; encoded by the coding sequence GTGAGGCCTACTTCAGGAATCACCTTAGGCGGCAGATTCCAACTAACCTCACGCATTGCCATTGGCGGCATGGGGGAGGTTTGGAAGGCACAGGACCTGGTTCTGGGCCGGATTGTCGCAATCAAGATCCTCAAGGACGAATACACGGGGGACCCCGGTTTCCGTGCCCGGTTCCGGGCAGAGGCCAAGCACACGGCACTGCTGAACCATGTGGGAATCGCCAACGTCTTTGACTACGGCGAGGAGGACGGTTCCGCCTACCTGGTCATGGAACTGGTGCCCGGCGAGCCCTTGTCCGCGCTGATTGAACGCGAGCATGTGTTGTCGGCCGACTGGACCCTGTCCATGATCGCCCAGACCGCCCGCGCCCTTGCCGTGGCCCACGCGCAGGGCCTGGTGCACCGCGACGTCAAGCCCGGAAACCTGCTGATCACGCCCGAGGGGCGCGTGAAGATCACCGACTTCGGCATTGCCCGGCTCGCCGACCAGGTTCCGCTCACCCAGACCGGACAGGTCATGGGCACAGCCCAGTACCTGGCACCGGAACAGGCCACCGGCCAGGTGGCAACCGGATCCAGCGACATATATTCCCTGGGCGTCATAGGTTATGAGTGCATCACCGGCCACCGCCCGTTCTCGGGCGAGTCGCAGATCGCCATTGCCCTGGCCCAGGTCAATGACGCGCCGCCGCCGCTGCCGGACACGCTGCCCACCCCGGTGCGCGCCCTGCTCATGTCCATGTTGGCCAAGGACCCGGCGAACCGTCCGGCGAACGCGTTGAAGCTTGCCGATGCCGCCGAGGCCATTCGCGTGGGCGACATCAAGGCCGCACACGCCGCCGTGCCCGGCATGCTGTTGTTTGAATCCAGCACCGGCCCCATCACGGCGCCCGTGGACCTCAATGCCACAGCCGCCACCACGGTGGTGGGCAATGTTCCGGAACCAAGCACGACGGCGCTGCCCACTGTCAGTGCCGACGCCGTCGACGCGGGTGCCGCGACCACCGAGCTCTCACGCGCCGACGCCCTCAGCGCCGAGCGTGCCTGGGACGAGGCAATCGACCCGGATGGCGGCGTGTTGGACGAGTTTGATTCCGAGGAGGAGCCGCCCGCGCCGGCGAAGCGTGGACGCAGCCCGTGGACCTGGCCGGCGGTTGCCTTGATCGCCCTGCTGCTCTTTGCCGTCGGCGCGCTCCTGCTCCAGAGCTGGGGTGTCTTTGACTCAAAGCCGACCCCGGCCACCACGGCAACAACGTCAACGTCGGCAAGCCCCTCACCGACGGAGACGACGCCGGAGGCAACGCTGCCCGAAACCCCCACGCAGGAGCCCACCACCGAGACTCCCAAGGACGTGACGGTCTACGCGGACCAGTTCAAGGGCCAGCCCTTTGACCAGGTGCGGACCCAGCTGGAGGATATGAAACTGAAGGTGGTCCGTACCGACGACTTCAGCGCCACCGTACCCGCCGGTTCGGTCATCGACTTGGGCCCCACCGGCCCGCTGGCACCCGGCACCGAGGTGACCGTGACGGTTTCCAAGGGACCGGAAATGGCAACCGTGCCGTCCTTCTCGGGGCAGACGGCCGCCGCCTACAACGCAGCGCTCGTGGCGGCGGGCTTTGAGCCCGCCCAGGTGGACGAACCGTCGTCGACCGTCGCCAAGGGCAACGTTATTCGCAGTACCCCCAACGCCGGGGTGCAGGCGCCCAAGGGATCCGTGGTGACCTACTACGTGTCCACCACGGGACCGCCCCCGGCCACCGAGGCTCCGCCGACAGACGCGGCCACGGATACCGCCACCGCACCCGCGGCGCCGTAG
- a CDS encoding penicillin-binding transpeptidase domain-containing protein produces MNQAIRSSWIVAIALFAVLFGAITYVQFFAVDALNNNPNNNRQLLQTFCSNRGPILVGGHPIAESVATDSDCKYQRKYSDPYLYAGLTGFFSQKNGAYGIEAAMKDDLLGTSSDALFDKIAQAFTGAAPQGRSVELTIDPAIQKMAYDMIPDGIAGSIVVENPKTGAIIAMASKPSYDTNLMASHSPAAVAKSYGQLVNEPSINLFGSPAFRQVYAPGSVFKLVDTAAALESGKYNKDSVLPNPANLTFPGIDYSLPNYLYGQCYTQTKATFAFALENSCNTPFASIALDLGQDAIKAQADKFGFNDSSLQFPMGVETSRFPGSQGVLDQPALAQSAIGQRNVVATPLQISMMTAAIANGGKQMKPNLVQTVRTPDLKTVSSLTPVELRQSTTPAIAAQMTDWMVSVVDNGIAAAAAVPGVKVAAKTGTAEVGDTGLNNAWFTGFAPADDPQVVVTIVMPNVDVPTGAQLTSPNASKLFKAVLKK; encoded by the coding sequence ATGAACCAAGCGATTCGCAGTTCCTGGATAGTGGCCATCGCCTTGTTTGCGGTGCTCTTTGGCGCCATCACTTACGTGCAGTTCTTTGCCGTTGATGCGTTGAACAACAACCCCAACAACAATCGTCAGTTGTTGCAAACCTTTTGCAGCAACCGCGGCCCCATCCTGGTGGGCGGCCACCCGATCGCGGAGTCGGTGGCCACGGATTCGGACTGCAAGTACCAGCGCAAGTACAGCGACCCCTACCTTTACGCGGGGTTGACGGGCTTCTTCAGCCAGAAGAACGGCGCGTACGGCATCGAGGCGGCCATGAAGGACGATCTTCTCGGAACGTCCAGCGATGCCTTGTTCGACAAGATCGCCCAGGCCTTCACGGGTGCCGCACCGCAGGGCCGCTCCGTGGAGCTGACCATTGACCCGGCCATCCAGAAGATGGCCTACGACATGATCCCGGACGGCATTGCCGGCTCGATCGTGGTGGAGAACCCCAAGACCGGGGCCATCATCGCCATGGCGTCCAAGCCGTCGTACGACACGAACCTGATGGCCAGCCACAGTCCCGCGGCAGTGGCCAAGTCCTACGGCCAGCTGGTCAATGAACCGAGCATCAACCTCTTTGGTTCGCCTGCTTTCCGGCAGGTCTACGCTCCGGGTTCGGTGTTCAAGCTCGTCGACACGGCGGCGGCCCTGGAATCCGGGAAATACAACAAGGACAGCGTGCTGCCCAACCCGGCAAACCTGACGTTCCCCGGCATTGACTACTCGCTGCCCAACTACCTGTACGGCCAGTGCTACACGCAGACGAAGGCCACCTTCGCCTTTGCCCTGGAAAACTCGTGCAACACCCCGTTTGCCAGCATCGCCCTTGACCTGGGTCAGGATGCCATCAAGGCCCAGGCGGACAAGTTCGGCTTCAATGACTCCTCGCTGCAGTTCCCCATGGGCGTCGAGACCAGCCGCTTCCCGGGCAGCCAGGGCGTCCTCGACCAGCCGGCACTGGCCCAAAGCGCCATTGGCCAGCGCAACGTGGTGGCAACACCCCTGCAGATCTCCATGATGACCGCGGCGATTGCCAACGGGGGCAAGCAGATGAAGCCAAACCTGGTGCAAACCGTCCGCACGCCCGACCTCAAGACGGTGTCAAGCCTGACCCCGGTAGAACTGCGCCAGTCCACGACGCCCGCCATTGCCGCGCAAATGACCGATTGGATGGTCAGTGTGGTCGATAACGGCATCGCGGCCGCGGCCGCCGTACCCGGCGTCAAGGTGGCCGCCAAGACAGGTACCGCGGAGGTGGGGGACACGGGCCTGAACAACGCGTGGTTCACCGGGTTCGCGCCCGCGGACGACCCCCAAGTGGTGGTCACGATCGTTATGCCAAATGTTGATGTCCCGACCGGGGCACAATTAACAAGTCCCAATGCAAGCAAACTCTTCAAGGCGGTGTTGAAAAAGTGA
- a CDS encoding FtsW/RodA/SpoVE family cell cycle protein translates to MSQLLTVPRPRRNIELLLLVLALAVGIMANALVNLDLGRAFDKDFYTQAAVLAFLSLAVHVSLRFRAKYADPVILPVVVALNGIGLAVIHRLDLASGDNAGQRQWLWTGLAVAAAVAVIWLLKDHRILRRYTYISLVVSVVLLLLPLVPGVSAGDVNGATVWIKLGPFTFQPGEIAKITLAIFFAGYLSSNRDLILLAGKKIGPLQLPRVRDLAPMVIAWLASVGVLVFQHDLGTSILFFGLFMVMIYVATSRISWVFIGMVLMVVGGFAAYHIFPHVTKRINTWIYAFSPDYIADGSYQVVQGLFGMANGGLLGTGLGRGNPNSVPLANSDMIVASIGEELGLVGLFAILCLYALLIARGFRAALGTRDSFGKLLAVGLAFAVALQCFVIIGGVTRLIPLTGLTTPFLAAGGSSLLANWIIVALILKISDAARRPIDVSAEPRQETTSEVSAA, encoded by the coding sequence ATGAGCCAACTATTGACAGTGCCCCGGCCGCGACGAAACATTGAGCTGCTTTTGCTGGTTCTGGCCCTCGCCGTCGGCATCATGGCCAACGCGCTCGTAAACCTTGACCTCGGTCGCGCCTTTGACAAGGATTTCTATACCCAGGCCGCAGTTTTGGCATTCCTTTCCCTGGCGGTCCATGTTTCCCTGCGCTTTCGGGCAAAATATGCCGACCCGGTTATATTGCCCGTTGTGGTTGCCCTCAACGGCATCGGTTTGGCCGTCATTCACCGCCTTGACCTTGCCTCGGGCGACAACGCCGGGCAACGCCAATGGCTGTGGACCGGCCTGGCCGTGGCCGCCGCCGTGGCCGTCATCTGGCTGCTGAAGGACCACCGGATCCTGCGCCGCTATACGTACATCTCCCTCGTGGTCTCCGTGGTCCTGCTGCTACTGCCGCTGGTCCCCGGCGTCTCGGCCGGTGACGTGAATGGTGCAACCGTCTGGATCAAACTGGGCCCGTTCACGTTCCAGCCGGGCGAAATCGCCAAGATCACGCTCGCCATATTCTTTGCCGGGTATCTTTCTTCCAACCGTGACCTGATCCTGCTGGCCGGAAAGAAGATCGGCCCCCTGCAGCTGCCGCGGGTGCGCGACCTTGCCCCCATGGTTATCGCCTGGTTGGCGAGCGTGGGCGTCCTGGTGTTCCAGCACGACCTCGGCACATCCATTCTGTTCTTCGGCCTGTTCATGGTCATGATCTATGTGGCCACGAGCCGTATCAGCTGGGTCTTCATCGGCATGGTTTTGATGGTGGTGGGCGGTTTTGCCGCGTACCATATTTTCCCGCACGTCACGAAGCGCATCAATACGTGGATCTACGCTTTCAGCCCGGACTACATCGCCGACGGCAGCTACCAGGTTGTCCAGGGCTTGTTTGGCATGGCCAACGGCGGCCTGTTGGGCACCGGGCTGGGCAGGGGAAACCCCAACAGCGTCCCCCTGGCCAACAGCGACATGATCGTGGCCAGCATTGGCGAGGAACTGGGCCTGGTGGGCCTGTTCGCGATCCTCTGCCTCTATGCCTTGCTGATTGCGCGCGGATTCCGGGCAGCCCTCGGCACCAGGGACTCATTCGGGAAGCTGCTGGCCGTTGGCCTGGCCTTCGCCGTGGCCCTGCAGTGCTTCGTCATCATTGGCGGAGTCACCCGGCTGATCCCGCTGACCGGCCTCACGACGCCGTTCCTTGCCGCGGGTGGGTCATCCCTGCTGGCCAACTGGATCATCGTTGCCTTGATCCTTAAGATTTCAGATGCCGCGCGGCGCCCGATCGACGTCTCCGCGGAACCACGCCAAGAAACCACTTCGGAGGTGTCGGCAGCATGA
- a CDS encoding PP2C family protein-serine/threonine phosphatase translates to MPAHPLILRYAARSHVGLVRAKNDDSAYAGHYLAVVADGMGGHAGGDVASASTVLDLIHLDHDGHEADAGAHLADEIQTANSLLSELVHVNPKLAGMGTTVTALLLSGERLAYAHIGDSRAYRLKDDVFEQMSTDHTFVQRMIDEGRMTEAEAEVHPHKNVLMRVLGDVDASPELDLKYFDATVGERWLLCSDGLNFVRAEMIEEVIRHTKSLGAAADTLIELTLAAGSPDNVTVVVFDVVEPTPEDTSTAALDTISASVNAGGTVPDEHDLPALSAHARPGDAATATAEAVTESVKPHKPETSATSDPTTASDDDSETPAEDLDAHIRAAVVREELSRRPHELVGAAVTANEEGKIPQLAHHPATRRAATVLTHKPSDAAAIVDDTEESLPRAGYRPMVLAVVGALVVIAIVAGAWIAYAWTQTQYFVGVSNGNVAIYQGVSQNLGPITLSHLQHETDITVSSLPEYSQQLVAQTMPAASLANAEQIVSDLQLGTGSSTPPCQRIAATTAPAPSATAKSSATTKATASAKPTASASATSKPTAAAKASAKPTSPATTIAVPSATPSCTPGGGQ, encoded by the coding sequence ATGCCCGCACACCCGCTGATCCTGCGGTATGCCGCGAGATCGCACGTGGGCCTGGTCAGGGCGAAGAACGACGATTCCGCCTACGCCGGCCACTACCTGGCCGTCGTTGCCGACGGCATGGGCGGCCATGCCGGCGGCGATGTCGCCAGCGCCTCCACAGTCCTTGACTTGATCCACCTTGACCACGACGGTCACGAAGCCGACGCCGGCGCACACCTTGCCGATGAGATCCAGACGGCCAATTCGCTCCTTTCGGAACTGGTTCACGTCAACCCAAAACTGGCCGGCATGGGCACGACGGTGACGGCACTGCTGCTCTCCGGTGAACGCCTTGCCTACGCCCACATCGGCGACTCACGCGCCTATCGACTCAAGGACGACGTCTTTGAACAGATGAGCACCGATCACACCTTTGTGCAGCGCATGATCGATGAAGGCCGGATGACCGAGGCCGAAGCCGAGGTGCACCCGCACAAGAACGTGCTGATGCGCGTCCTGGGGGACGTGGATGCGTCCCCCGAATTGGACCTGAAGTACTTTGACGCCACCGTAGGCGAACGCTGGCTGCTGTGCAGCGACGGATTGAACTTTGTCCGGGCCGAGATGATCGAGGAAGTCATCCGCCACACGAAGAGTTTGGGCGCTGCCGCAGACACCCTCATTGAGTTGACGCTGGCGGCCGGCTCTCCCGACAACGTCACCGTAGTGGTTTTCGACGTCGTCGAACCCACCCCGGAAGACACCTCCACGGCTGCGCTGGACACAATTTCCGCCTCCGTCAACGCCGGCGGCACGGTTCCCGACGAGCACGACCTGCCGGCGCTATCGGCGCATGCCCGCCCCGGGGACGCTGCGACGGCCACCGCCGAGGCCGTGACGGAGTCAGTGAAGCCGCACAAACCAGAAACCTCGGCAACCTCCGATCCGACGACAGCCTCGGACGACGACTCCGAGACGCCCGCCGAGGACCTTGACGCCCACATCCGTGCCGCCGTCGTTCGGGAAGAGCTCTCACGCCGCCCGCACGAACTGGTCGGCGCAGCCGTCACGGCAAACGAAGAGGGCAAAATACCCCAGCTGGCCCATCACCCCGCCACCCGTCGTGCCGCCACCGTCCTCACGCACAAGCCAAGCGACGCCGCGGCCATCGTCGACGACACCGAGGAATCCTTGCCGCGGGCCGGCTACCGCCCGATGGTCCTTGCCGTGGTGGGTGCACTGGTGGTCATCGCCATTGTGGCGGGCGCCTGGATTGCCTATGCCTGGACCCAAACCCAGTACTTTGTGGGTGTTTCCAACGGAAACGTCGCCATCTACCAGGGCGTCTCGCAGAACCTTGGCCCGATCACGCTTTCGCACCTACAGCATGAAACGGACATCACCGTCTCATCGTTGCCCGAATACTCCCAACAGCTGGTTGCCCAGACCATGCCGGCCGCGAGTCTTGCCAACGCCGAACAGATCGTGAGCGACCTCCAGCTCGGAACCGGTTCCAGCACGCCGCCGTGCCAACGTATTGCGGCAACCACGGCGCCTGCACCGTCCGCCACCGCCAAGTCCTCGGCTACCACGAAGGCCACAGCCTCGGCCAAGCCGACTGCTTCGGCTTCCGCAACCTCCAAGCCGACAGCTGCGGCCAAGGCAAGCGCAAAGCCCACCTCGCCTGCAACGACCATAGCCGTCCCGTCCGCCACCCCAAGCTGCACACCAGGAGGTGGGCAATGA
- a CDS encoding FHA domain-containing protein FhaB/FipA, translating into MNDMSLIVTILRFGFLVLMWVMVFSVVAAMRRDLVIGRKAKVGAPTARQARKHPELLPAAAPTKVQAGHLVVTEGPLTGTTLELSGTPILLGRAQEATLVLEDDYASGRHARLFPQGTRWFIEDLGSTNGTYLGGAQLTRALPVELGVPVRIGKTVIELRP; encoded by the coding sequence ATGAATGATATGAGCCTGATAGTCACCATTTTGCGTTTTGGGTTCCTGGTCCTGATGTGGGTCATGGTCTTCAGTGTTGTTGCCGCCATGCGCCGCGACCTGGTTATTGGGCGCAAGGCAAAGGTGGGCGCACCCACGGCCCGGCAGGCCCGCAAGCATCCGGAACTGCTTCCTGCCGCAGCACCCACCAAGGTCCAGGCCGGCCACCTTGTGGTCACCGAAGGACCTCTGACGGGCACCACCCTGGAACTCTCCGGGACCCCGATTCTCCTGGGCCGCGCGCAGGAGGCAACGCTGGTGCTCGAGGACGACTACGCGTCGGGCCGCCATGCACGCCTGTTCCCCCAGGGAACCCGCTGGTTCATTGAAGACCTTGGCTCAACCAATGGCACCTACCTTGGCGGCGCGCAACTTACCCGCGCCCTCCCCGTGGAACTTGGCGTCCCGGTTCGGATCGGCAAAACGGTCATTGAATTGAGGCCGTGA